One genomic region from Candidatus Poribacteria bacterium encodes:
- a CDS encoding tetratricopeptide repeat protein — translation MKVFLSVLGRYGRVACALSLIFLCAFPVPAEAVESSFADSLFQERDYLNAAHEYKRLLFLNPDAPQIDFIAFRVAASYQNAGKLENAIRAYQLLIDTYPKSVLVERAKNNIAQCHVLLGDSEQGLASLKRFLSEHKESSLAPRAHFTIGMLHADKGEWTQASRVWSDVYSTYPDTPFAEVSDRLARRIKNADTLPHRSPTVAGVFSALVPGSGQVYTGRTTDGLYTFVGMVVLGSASFYYADQERYEVAIPVGVLSLFFYGNGIYQSIQSARVFNVRHKVQFRNRLQQEIRGSGLFGAISPLKDKMELVVWKHRF, via the coding sequence ATGAAAGTCTTCCTCTCCGTTTTAGGGCGATATGGGCGTGTCGCTTGTGCCTTGTCGCTTATTTTTTTATGTGCATTTCCGGTACCTGCTGAAGCTGTAGAGTCCTCTTTTGCGGATTCACTCTTCCAAGAAAGGGATTATCTCAACGCCGCTCACGAGTATAAGCGACTCCTCTTTTTAAATCCCGATGCCCCTCAAATTGATTTCATAGCGTTCCGTGTTGCCGCCTCCTACCAGAATGCAGGCAAATTGGAGAACGCAATCCGCGCCTACCAACTTCTGATTGATACCTATCCGAAAAGTGTTCTTGTCGAGCGCGCGAAAAACAATATTGCGCAGTGTCATGTTCTGTTAGGCGATAGCGAGCAGGGGCTTGCGTCCCTTAAACGGTTCCTTTCAGAACATAAGGAGAGCAGTTTAGCGCCCCGCGCACACTTTACAATTGGAATGCTCCATGCAGATAAGGGAGAATGGACACAAGCGAGTCGCGTGTGGAGCGACGTATATTCAACCTACCCCGATACGCCTTTCGCTGAAGTGAGCGATAGATTGGCGCGGAGGATAAAAAACGCTGATACGCTTCCGCACCGTTCGCCGACGGTCGCTGGTGTGTTTTCAGCGTTAGTGCCGGGAAGTGGACAGGTTTATACCGGGAGAACGACTGACGGACTTTACACCTTTGTGGGTATGGTGGTATTAGGGAGTGCGAGCTTCTATTACGCCGACCAAGAGCGTTATGAAGTTGCGATACCTGTCGGGGTGCTGAGTCTGTTTTTCTATGGGAATGGTATCTATCAGAGTATTCAATCTGCGCGGGTCTTCAACGTCCGACACAAGGTACAATTTCGGAACCGACTGCAACAGGAAATTCGGGGTTCGGGGTTATTCGGAGCAATATCGCCTTTAAAAGACAAAATGGAATTAGTCGTATGGAAGCATAGGTTTTAA
- a CDS encoding CvpA family protein produces the protein MTKLDIGILILVGLAGISCYRAGFTRSVWGIFVIGIGFFTACQFWGQLAVVIQKLVANPSWAKWLSIVAIVLIVSILVDSLFERIQRILESGVLGWVNHLLGFGFGIVSGGLVIAFALILFNAYGPDGFKNEIANSRVAPYLTDVGNSVWAISKEHVQKQLDTE, from the coding sequence ATGACCAAACTCGATATCGGTATTCTCATTCTTGTTGGATTGGCAGGTATAAGTTGCTATCGTGCAGGTTTCACCCGGAGTGTATGGGGTATATTCGTCATCGGCATCGGGTTCTTTACTGCCTGTCAATTTTGGGGGCAACTTGCGGTAGTTATCCAGAAGTTGGTAGCCAATCCGAGTTGGGCGAAGTGGCTGAGCATTGTTGCTATTGTACTGATCGTCTCTATTCTGGTGGACTCCCTTTTTGAGCGGATTCAGCGGATTCTCGAAAGCGGTGTTTTGGGATGGGTGAACCATCTGCTCGGATTCGGCTTCGGTATCGTTTCTGGTGGACTTGTTATAGCCTTCGCACTCATCCTTTTCAACGCTTATGGTCCCGATGGCTTCAAAAACGAGATTGCGAATTCTCGAGTTGCCCCATACCTTACGGATGTCGGAAATAGCGTTTGGGCAATTAGCAAGGAGCATGTGCAAAAGCAACTTGATACCGAATGA
- a CDS encoding tetratricopeptide repeat protein: protein MLCIEGYTFNAPPFFMKVVHVGHTNSLALSHFQQAALSYGQACYVEAIHHYLAGLKLGTARHHYIYADLAKAYEMVGEWDTALACLDIALRLCPDSPTALRRKARILDEKACYNTLICLDDFNELPPLQFLEQLQLCPAKFPIQVVRSEFFDLTCHSEMNSQTIWNLCRLIYRTYSELGEMLGYYPASPVSISIANTNGRATSQHSMPKWASGCYDGGIRLAYCAAGEPVLSILYALLRHEWVHLLVHHVAHGHCPVWLDEGLAQSIARPMFESERRDFQQAGQMNRLLPFALLNKPFNQLPTKYRKLAYIQSTAVAEFLIQQFGLPKIRKLLHQLGNGTPIAIAIEHVFGCGLTEIPFLQESK, encoded by the coding sequence GTGTTGTGCATTGAAGGATACACCTTTAATGCACCACCGTTCTTTATGAAGGTTGTGCACGTTGGACATACCAATTCATTGGCATTATCACATTTTCAACAGGCAGCGCTTAGTTATGGACAGGCGTGTTATGTTGAAGCGATTCACCACTATCTCGCTGGCTTGAAATTGGGGACAGCACGGCATCACTATATCTATGCCGACCTCGCAAAAGCATACGAGATGGTGGGAGAGTGGGATACGGCATTGGCGTGCTTAGACATCGCGCTGCGATTATGTCCTGATTCGCCGACGGCTCTTAGGCGGAAAGCACGCATTCTTGACGAAAAAGCGTGTTATAATACACTTATCTGTTTGGATGACTTTAACGAACTACCCCCTCTACAATTCCTTGAACAGTTACAACTCTGTCCCGCGAAGTTCCCTATACAGGTTGTCCGTTCCGAATTTTTCGATCTCACGTGTCATTCCGAAATGAACTCACAGACAATCTGGAACCTCTGTCGCCTGATTTATCGAACTTATTCGGAATTGGGCGAAATGTTAGGGTACTATCCCGCTTCACCCGTCTCTATATCGATCGCAAATACGAACGGACGGGCGACCTCTCAACATTCAATGCCAAAATGGGCGAGTGGGTGCTATGATGGCGGCATCCGTCTGGCATACTGCGCAGCGGGGGAGCCAGTGCTCAGTATCTTATATGCGCTGTTACGACATGAATGGGTCCACTTGTTGGTTCATCATGTAGCACACGGGCATTGTCCTGTATGGCTTGACGAGGGACTCGCACAAAGCATTGCCCGACCTATGTTTGAATCTGAACGCCGTGACTTCCAGCAAGCCGGTCAGATGAACCGTTTACTCCCCTTTGCCCTATTGAATAAACCGTTTAACCAACTTCCCACAAAATATCGGAAGTTGGCGTATATCCAATCCACTGCAGTCGCGGAATTTCTCATCCAGCAGTTCGGTCTCCCCAAAATTCGCAAGCTGCTTCACCAGTTAGGCAACGGCACGCCGATAGCGATTGCAATTGAACATGTCTTTGGGTGCGGTTTGACAGAGATCCCTTTTCTGCAAGAGAGCAAATAG
- a CDS encoding FHA domain-containing protein translates to MRFWKIWRRAGISADDLKKAEMLEAYTCWLKNERLSRKQKRLLKEINNFPDLQPLKQLIDFSYYRFEERENVIPPPGAEQRARERVMAEIRGEAVEADPVDVEGLELQPSYSLQGMGNEDTEISQVGASLPDAEALQKWDTQQPVESPELLKRYNAIRTLSRIHVRFEQKDDEVYVTDLGSSDTTYLDNAPVEASTRIQDGSTLKCGKISFKVVDIERS, encoded by the coding sequence ATGCGCTTCTGGAAGATATGGCGGAGGGCCGGCATCTCGGCAGATGACTTGAAAAAGGCTGAGATGTTGGAAGCTTATACGTGCTGGCTGAAAAATGAGAGGCTATCACGTAAGCAGAAACGTCTTCTAAAGGAAATTAACAACTTTCCGGACCTTCAGCCATTGAAGCAATTAATAGACTTCTCATACTACCGCTTTGAGGAGAGAGAGAACGTCATACCGCCGCCTGGTGCCGAGCAACGCGCCCGCGAACGTGTGATGGCAGAAATTCGAGGTGAAGCCGTAGAAGCCGATCCTGTAGATGTAGAAGGGCTCGAACTGCAACCCAGTTATAGCTTACAGGGGATGGGCAATGAAGATACCGAAATCTCACAGGTTGGGGCATCTTTACCGGACGCCGAGGCACTGCAGAAATGGGATACGCAACAACCCGTTGAATCCCCAGAGCTGTTAAAGCGTTACAACGCAATTCGGACGCTTTCTCGTATACACGTCCGATTTGAGCAGAAGGATGACGAAGTCTACGTCACGGATTTGGGGAGTTCCGATACGACTTACCTTGATAACGCACCCGTTGAAGCATCGACCCGTATTCAGGACGGTTCTACGCTGAAATGTGGGAAAATTAGTTTCAAAGTCGTTGATATTGAACGGTCATGA
- a CDS encoding RNA polymerase sigma factor, which produces MARQISNDLSAVEDTYLATQAKAGNEAAFRQLFDKHYKWVYNKAYRMLGNYQDAEEVASDVFVKVWQKLGKWDTEQGSFQAWLNTVARNTIIDAIRKRDRIREHPLSGSPDEDEQPLSKYEDPRPGPEQELEASEAQQILESALEQVTKPNHRIAWMLRHLEGYSIAEIARILNRKDGTVKIWIFRCTEELRKILIAKGIQWIY; this is translated from the coding sequence ATGGCGCGCCAAATATCTAATGACTTATCTGCTGTCGAAGATACCTATCTCGCGACGCAAGCGAAAGCAGGCAACGAAGCCGCGTTTAGGCAATTGTTCGACAAGCATTATAAGTGGGTTTATAATAAAGCCTACCGAATGCTTGGAAATTATCAAGATGCTGAAGAGGTCGCCTCGGATGTGTTCGTCAAAGTTTGGCAGAAGTTGGGCAAATGGGATACAGAGCAAGGTAGTTTTCAGGCGTGGTTAAATACGGTAGCGCGAAATACGATTATCGATGCGATACGGAAGCGGGACAGGATTCGGGAACACCCCCTCAGTGGTTCACCCGATGAGGATGAACAACCGCTGAGTAAATACGAAGACCCGCGCCCGGGTCCCGAACAGGAATTAGAAGCCTCAGAAGCGCAACAGATTTTGGAGAGTGCCCTTGAACAGGTAACGAAACCAAATCATCGGATTGCGTGGATGTTACGGCACTTAGAAGGCTATAGTATCGCAGAGATTGCCCGCATTCTCAACCGCAAGGATGGCACTGTGAAAATCTGGATTTTTCGGTGCACCGAGGAATTGCGGAAGATTCTGATTGCAAAAGGCATTCAGTGGATATATTAA